One Huiozyma naganishii CBS 8797 chromosome 5, complete genome DNA segment encodes these proteins:
- the SLM1 gene encoding phosphatidylinositol 4,5-bisphosphate-binding protein (similar to Saccharomyces cerevisiae SLM1 (YIL105C) and SLM2 (YNL047C); ancestral locus Anc_2.267), whose product MSRSNTMPYSMSDVLSHQQENLQHLHSLQNHTRSLTRKEYPNSYFQQRLDVAKQQQQQQQQQQQQRLPSLQKNSLSMKQKPALYALPSLEDTLTETSPNVMQATGGTRQNTLTKDNRQYLGNGIGSVPSPKQKNSLTNNSIYSKIRTSLQSNPQRLTSMNVQTVSADSSSPLVVLLPTTAQPTTILADRFSAWRSVIKSLTLYLTETASIQDEIVRQQLRLSHAINFPFFTLQNKYQPVSSEDKMNQKFFAPLGNGSVQDLPTIFGQYHEVMASYASNASRELSTDVIPRLDDLRRDLLVKIKEIKTLQSDFKNSCNRELGATKQLMTTFQESLKDASFDKPKMDPYLAKLSLDRQIKRQLSEENLLHEAFDNLQRSGLELEKVVVMEIQNALTIYARLLGQQNQLIFDALISKLDMGFFNVDPLFEWNNFIVKDPNFIASDLPMRNYKDIVYKSQHDPITYEVRSGYIERRSKILKSYSRGFYVLTANYIHEFKTSDRRKDPVPILSIPLASCKLKEHNTSIKKDTKFVLLKRQESLLNRSHNWVFKFNSHEEMAGWFEDIKKIMEANSAKDKKVFLKKKLNLDENNKPRPRSSTISTAKTNTTSTTATTTTRQFTTNSSLTNVDDNENTTITNVDTNSSLPHTNDSYLYNSKVPNMFLEVPMDSHKDVN is encoded by the coding sequence ATGTCGAGATCAAACACGATGCCGTACAGCATGTCAGATGTGCTATCGCACCAGCAGGAAAACTTACAACACCTACACAGTCTACAGAATCATACGAGGAGTCTGACGAGGAAAGAATATCCCAATTCCTACTTCCAGCAGAGACTGGACGTGGCtaaacagcaacagcagcaacaacaacaacaacagcagcagcggttGCCCAGTTTGCAAAAAAACTCTCTATCCATGAAACAGAAACCGGCACTGTATGCGTTGCCCAGTTTGGAAGATACGCTGACAGAGACATCACCGAACGTGATGCAGGCAACGGGGGGGACAAGGCAGAACACTCTCACGAAGGATAATAGACAGTACCTTGGCAATGGGATCGGCAGCGTGCCGAGTCCGAAACAGAAGAACTCGCTGACCAACAACTCAATCTACTCAAAGATACGGACATCTTTACAATCCAACCCTCAAAGATTGACGTCCATGAATGTGCAGACAGTGTCAGCAGACTCTAGCTCACCGCTTGTGGTTTTGCTCCCCACCACTGCGCAGCCAACAACTATACTGGCGGACCGGTTTTCCGCATGGAGGAGCGTGATCAAATCGTTGACGTTGTACCTCACAGAGACAGCCTCGATCCAGGACGAGATAGTCAGGCAACAGCTAAGACTGTCTCACGCGATCaacttccccttcttcacCCTTCAAAACAAGTACCAACCGGTGTCCAGTGAGGATAAGATGAACCAGAAGTTTTTTGCTCCCTTGGGGAACGGTTCTGTACAGGATTTGCCCACCATTTTCGGCCAGTACCATGAGGTGATGGCCTCATACGCATCCAACGCATCCAGGGAGCTCAGCACGGACGTGATACCGCGGCTCGACGATTTGAGAAGAGACCTACTCGTGAAGATCAAGGAAATCAAGACGCTACAGTCTgatttcaaaaactcgTGTAATAGGGAGTTGGGGGCAACGAAACAGTTGATGACCACCTTCCAAGAATCACTCAAGGATGCGAGTTTTGATAAACCAAAGATGGATCCTtacttggccaagttgTCATTGGACAGACAGATCAAGAGACAACTGAGCGAGGAAAACTTACTGCACGAGGCGTTTGATAACTTGCAGAGGTCTGGGTTGGAACTGGAGAAAGTGGTTGTGATGGAGATCCAGAATGCATTGACCATATACGCGAGACTCCTTGGACAACAGAACCAGCTCATATTTGATGCGCTGATCTCGAAATTGGATATGGGGTTTTTCAACGTGGACCCACTATTTGAATGGAACAATTTCATCGTGAAAGACCCAAACTTCATAGCCTCTGATCTGCCGATGCGAAACTACAAGGACATCGTTTACAAATCGCAACATGACCCTATCACATATGAAGTCAGGTCTGGGTATATCGAAAGACGGTCTAAGATTTTAAAATCCTATTCGAGGGGATTTTACGTCTTGACTGCTAATTACATTCACGAATTTAAGACCAGTGATCGCAGGAAGGATCCTGTCCCTATTCTTTCCATTCCATTAGCAAGCTGCAAATTAAAGGAACACAACACATCGATTAAAAAGGACACAAAGTTCGTGTTACTGAAAAGACAGGAGAGCTTGTTGAACAGGAGCCACAACTGGgttttcaaattcaactCTCATGAAGAGATGGCTGGCTGGTTTGAAGacatcaagaagataaTGGAGGCTAACAGCGCCAAGGATAAGAAGGTTTttttaaagaagaaattgaaccTGGATGAGAACAACAAGCCGAGACCACGAAGCTCTACAATCTCAACGGCGAAGACAAACACGACATCCACCACTgcaaccaccaccacaagACAGTTCACCACGAATTCTTCATTGACCAACGTGGATGACAATGAGAATACAACGATAACGAATGTCGATACAAACTCTTCACTACCACATACAAATGATTCCTACCTCTACAATTCGAAGGTACCAAACATGTTTTTAGAGGTACCTATGGACAGTCATAAAGATGTCAACTAG
- the MOB1 gene encoding Mob1p (similar to Saccharomyces cerevisiae MOB1 (YIL106W); ancestral locus Anc_2.265) has protein sequence MSFLQNLYVGFCGFDESTICHNNVPLLLSLSVVRFLFLINGFHILTVPVQTYLSYSHLSPGQTIRSTRGFKWNTGQSENNGSKQQQQNGLGTPAGNTALFSPPILPPQQSQYHNNGSSNNSSNGNPKDVGLTTTPLRQQGSNDLNPISSQQQTTDFNYTPSHQKPFIQPTTGTTVTTHQDIKQIVEVTLGSKGVLNQAVKLPKGENVNEWLAVHVVDFYNQINMLYGTITEFCSPVTCPRMIATNEYEYLWSFQRGQAPISVSAPKYVECLMKWCQEQFDDEAVFPSRKDGVFPARFCDKVVIPILRRLFRVYAHIYCHHFNEILELNLQTVLNTSFRHFILFAQEFNLLRDADYGPLLELVSELKDRE, from the coding sequence ATGTCTTTCTTACAAAATTTGTATGTTGGATTCTGTGGATTTGACGAAAGCACGATTTGTCACAATAACGTTCCCCTTTTATTATCATTATCGGTAGTcagatttctttttttaatcAATGGATTTCATATACTAACAGTCCCAGTACAAACGTATCTTTCATACAGTCATTTGAGTCCAGGTCAAACAATCAGGTCCACGCGGGGTTTTAAGTGGAATACTGGTCAGTCTGAAAACAATGGTtcgaaacagcagcaacagaatGGACTAGGAACTCCAGCGGGGAACACCGCATTGTTTTCCCCTCCAATCCTTCCTCCACAACAGTCACAGTATCATAACAACGGCAGTAGCAATAATAGTAGTAATGGTAACCCCAAAGATGTCGGTCTTACTACTACACCATTGAGACAGCAAGGTAGTAATGACTTGAATCCCATATCATCACAGCAACAGACCACTGACTTTAACTATACCCCATCACATCAAAAACCATTCATCCAACCAACAACGGGGACAACTGTGACCACACATCAAGACATTAAACAGATAGTTGAGGTTACGTTGGGTTCGAAGGGGGTTTTGAACCAGGCAGTGAAACTACCAAAGGGAGAAAATGTGAACGAGTGGCTTGCCGTCCACGTTGTAGATTTCTACAACCAGATCAATATGCTGTACGGAACAATCACTGAATTCTGCTCTCCTGTAACATGCCCCCGGATGATCGCCACGAATGAGTACGAATATCTGTGGTcctttcaaagagggcaAGCACCCATTTCCGTCAGCGCGCCAAAATACGTTGAGTGTCTGATGAAGTGGTGCCAAGAGCAATTTGACGACGAGGCAGTTTTCCCCAGCAGGAAGGACGGTGTTTTCCCGGCAAGGTTTTGCGATAAAGTAGTCATCCCAATCTTAAGAAGGTTGTTCAGAGTATACGCTCACATATATTGCCATCATTTCAACGAAATACTGGAGTTGAATTTACAGACGGTTTTGAATACAAGTTTTAGACATTTCATCCTATTTGCACAGGAATTCAATTTGCTACGCGACGCAGATTACGGCCCGCTCTTGGAACTGGTTAGTGAATTAAAGGACAGAGAGTAA
- the KNAG0E01920 gene encoding putative metalloendopeptidase (similar to Saccharomyces cerevisiae YIL108W; ancestral locus Anc_2.263): MGSSGIEFFNLKEKEHVVSPCVIIHGKCSQKSANAQHIQVQHPQLPTLNFPINANIFKATVLLSPGENRLVFVTDTGASKIITCVYTPMLQNKPVHLCLIVAKDSPLKFDSPASQIRKEGGNGIDLAIRKLRIGARIMQAFTNEQMLRNGFGQRTFNFVEEYALDTQFKTKTEMRNTVKIHVLNSDRSLKEIRDANVAQQNPKGNNTGALFSWAFEALDKYGGPFAQKESPIQAACIYLDTHWDGNMILGHAALGGGSDNVKLAIFGSHGLYSWPTCIEEIVPYFLDDTKSSTQEVANDCNECGSHWECLTVTLGAFMHEIGHSFGSPHQVDGVMLRDYTRLNRSFLTKEAYSTRTNSHGAPSPIFPKEECGWNRMDLLRYLFHPSFAKDTDYYDHGFFRPSTNGNFKFSRPTFYALGNDMCRIYSQTGIYCIEVVAEDLARGFIEYLPKSLGGTGLEKEVYISLDELRGLMPPDWQKKHGNDFKLRVLAANAPDLWIENLPESIRIKPISMAQYGFGSEVNGMKSELLGSSNRGTETGIVPVDVRKVIAVRVYHGAALDGIRFFMQNAGSPSSSKEPPVPPRTYLAKMKESIKTSKHNSETSDSSVLFGVQTPDYTDIVLEPNEIIAGFNVRYGAWVDAIQIITSHGRMTDVLGKTGGGGPSELKPPSGQVILGLFGTVGRWVDSIGIVYGTL; the protein is encoded by the coding sequence ATGGGGTCGTCTGGTATagagtttttcaatttaAAGGAGAAAGAGCATGTTGTCTCGCCCTGTGTAATCATTCACGGGAAATGCTCGCAGAAGAGCGCCAATGCGCAGCATATTCAAGTCCAACACCCTCAGTTACCGACTTTGAACTTCCCGATCAATGCCAACATCTTTAAGGCGACTGTACTGTTGTCCCCTGGGGAAAACAGACTTGTTTTTGTCACGGACACTGGTGCGTCTAAAATAATCACATGTGTGTACACGCCAATGCTACAGAATAAGCCCGTCCATCTGTGTCTCATAGTCGCGAAGGACTCGCCACTAAAGTTTGATTCGCCTGCCTCACAGATCAGGAAAGAGGGCGGGAACGGGATCGACCTGGCTATCAGGAAGTTGAGAATTGGGGCAAGGATCATGCAGGCCTTCACGAACGAACAGATGCTGCGGAACGGGTTCGGGCAACGGACCTTCAATTTCGTCGAAGAGTATGCATTGGATACACAATTCAAGACCAAAACAGAGATGAGGAACACCGTGAAGATCCATGTTCTTAACTCGGACAGGTCCTTAAAAGAGATTAGAGATGCAAACGTGGCACAGCAGAACCCAAAGGGAAACAACACGGGCGCGCTTTTCTCTTGGGCCTTTGAGGCATTGGATAAGTACGGTGGGCCCTTTGCTCAAAAGGAGAGCCCAATCCAAGCTGCATGTATTTATTTGGATACCCATTGGGACGGAAACATGATTCTCGGGCATGCGGCCCTCGGTGGTGGTAGCGACAACGTGAAACTGGCCATTTTTGGCTCCCATGGATTGTACTCTTGGCCGACGTGCATAGAAGAGATCGTCCCCTATTTCTTGGATGACACCAAGTCTTCGACACAAGAGGTTGCCAATGACTGCAATGAATGTGGGTCCCACTGGGAGTGTCTGACCGTCACTTTGGGTGCGTTCATGCACGAGATTGGCCACTCGTTTGGGTCGCCACATCAGGTTGACGGGGTCATGCTGAGAGACTACACAAGATTGAACAGATCGTTTTTGACTAAAGAAGCGTACTCAACAAGAACCAACTCTCACGGTGCACCTTCGCCAATTTTCCCGAAGGAAGAATGTGGTTGGAACCGCATGGACTTACTAAGATATCTATTCCACCCATCGTTCGCCAAGGACACAGATTACTACGACCATGGCTTTTTCAGACCAAGCACCAACGGTAATTTCAAGTTTAGTAGACCAACGTTCTACGCCTTAGGAAATGATATGTGCCGTATATACAGTCAAACAGGGATCTACTGTATTGAAGTTGTTGCAGAGGATTTAGCAAGGGGGTTCATCGAATACCTGCCAAAAAGCTTGGGTGGTACTGGACTGGAAAAGGAAGTTTACATATCGTTAGACGAACTGCGCGGGTTGATGCCTCCAGACTggcaaaaaaaacatgGCAACGACTTCAAATTGAGAGTACTAGCTGCCAATGCACCTGATCTGTGGATTGAGAACTTGCCCGAATCCATCAGAATTAAACCGATCTCTATGGCTCAGTACGGCTTTGGCTCGGAGGTAAACGGTATGAAGTCGGAACTGCTTGGTAGCAGCAATCGTGGTACAGAAACCGGAATTGTGCCCGTTGACGTGAGAAAAGTTATTGCCGTAAGGGTATACCACGGTGCTGCACTCGATGGTATTCGGTTTTTCATGCAAAATGCCGGgagtccttcttcttcgaagGAACCACCTGTTCCGCCAAGAACATACTTGGCAAAAATGAAGGAATCCATAAAAACATCCAAGCACAACTCCGAAACTTCTGATTCAAGTGTTTTGTTCGGTGTCCAAACCCCTGATTACACGGATATTGTATTGGAACCTAATGAAATTATTGCTGGTTTCAATGTCCGTTATGGTGCCTGGGTAGATGCTATCCAAATCATTACCAGTCATGGGAGGATGACTGATGTATTGGGTAAAACCGGTGGGGGTGGCCCTAGTGAATTGAAACCGCCAAGTGGTCAAGTAATTCTGGGtctttttggaacagttggGAGATGGGTAGACTCTATTGGTATCGTATATGGTACCTTGTAG
- the PFK26 gene encoding 6-phosphofructo-2-kinase (similar to Saccharomyces cerevisiae PFK26 (YIL107C); ancestral locus Anc_2.264) gives MFKKVDFSEDTTPYVSDTEVGQNISPSTSRREGQAGNTAAMTMGSQSQDVISGITGSDSDSDDLPVFKRRPLSDTPIDTTFQSPETSQKSSPALSQAASLTRIDEHINAHLQESVEDTTPEGIVSPTKFSHPKRRPTTIDVPGLTKSKTSPDGLIAKEDSGSKLVIIMVGLPATGKSFITNKLSRFLNYSLYYCKVFNVGNTRRRFAKEHNLSDQDSKFFDPSNESSKQLRNQWALQTLDELLDYLLEGEGSVGIFDATNTTKCRRKLVLDAIRKRSPHLKILFLESICTNRAVVENNIKLKLFGPDYKGKNPEDSLKDFKERLSNYLTAYEPIEDDEDIQYIKMIDVGKKVIAYNIEGFLASQTVYYLLNFNLAVRQIWITRNGESQDNVKGKLGGNSHLTPRGRKYAEALAKFIDEQRSIFEEDQLAKRNNEGTIKDKDDIVQDTHSDSDNEGADHAFYVWTSMRSRAIETAQYFNEEEYPMKQMKMLDELSVGDYEGMTYAEIQAKHPEEFTKRQKDKIRYRYPGIAGESYMDVINRLRPVITELERIEDSTLIITHRVVARALLGYYMNLSVDIISNLDVPLHCIYCLEPKPYGITWTLWEYDEETDGFNKIPESDLNTTRVQEVGLVDKERRYSVVPTAPPSADLGPSDFLTKRRASVSFSHSGVHVSDNAEKPHGPDGERPQTEGGRATSTQVAFGSSNNSLFRARQPPGVSKIPKLANSSLLKNPGVNINNSAHTSELRDRFEIDKLNEKLSKLKVEMGSKNQGKENSTTSDVNEMGIPMTRSQSER, from the coding sequence ATGTTCAAGAAAGTTGATTTCTCCGAGGATACAACGCCCTACGTTTCAGACACCGAAGTCGGTCAAAATATTTCTCCGTCTACGTCTAGAAGGGAGGGCCAGGCTGGGAACACGGCTGCAATGACGATGGGCTCGCAAAGCCAGGACGTGATTTCTGGAATTACCGGCTCGGACTCTGATTCTGATGACCTCCCTGTCTTCAAGAGAAGACCCTTGAGTGACACGCCCATTGACACTACGTTCCAATCTCCAGAGACTTCACAGAAAAGTTCTCCGGCTTTGTCTCAAGCTGCCTCTTTGACCAGAATTGATGAGCACATCAATGCACATTTACAAGAGAGTGTTGAGGACACAACTCCAGAGGGGATCGTGTCACCTACGAAATTCTCGCATCCGAAGAGGAGACCCACTACCATTGATGTTCCAGGGTTGACGAAATCGAAGACATCGCCCGATGGGTTGATTGCCAAAGAGGACTCCGGCTCCAAACTGGTGATCATCATGGTTGGGTTGCCCGCCACAGGCAAATCATTTATTACAAACAAGCTATCGAGGTTCTTGAACTACTCGCTGTACTATTGTAAAGTGTTCAACGTGGGGAACACAAGGAGAAGGTTTGCCAAAGAACACAACTTGAGCGATCAGGACTCCAAGTTTTTTGACCCTTCGAATGAGAGTAGTAAACAGTTGAGGAACCAATGGGCATTGCAGACTTTGGATGAGCTGCTAGATTACTTACTGGAGGGAGAAGGGTCAGTCGGAATCTTTGACGCGACTAATACAACGAAATGCCGTAGGAAGTTGGTACTCGATGCAATCAGGAAGAGAAGCCCAcatttgaaaattttgttcttggagtCTATCTGTACGAACAGGGCAGTTGTGGAGAATAACATCaaattgaaacttttcGGACCGGACTATAAAGGTAAAAACCCTGAagattctttgaaagatttcaaGGAGAGACTCTCCAACTACTTGACAGCATACGAACCCAttgaggacgacgaggacatACAATACATCAAGATGATTGACGTGGGGAAAAAAGTTATCGCGTACAACATCGAGGGGTTTCTGGCGTCACAGACAGTTTACTATTTACTGAATTTCAACTTAGCAGTTCGGCAGATTTGGATCACGAGAAATGGGGAGAGCCAGGATAACGTGAAGGGTAAATTGGGTGGTAACTCCCACTTGACCCCCCGTGGTCGGAAGTACGCTGAAGCGTTAGCGAAATTTATAGATGAGCAGAGGTCAATCTTTGAGGAAGATCAACTGGCCAAGAGAAATAACGAAGGTACTATCAAAGACAAGGACGACATAGTGCAGGACACCCATTCGGACTCGGACAACGAGGGTGCAGATCACGCGTTCTATGTCTGGACCAGCATGCGTTCTAGAGCTATTGAGACAGCGCAGTATTTCAACGAAGAAGAGTACCCAATGAAGCAGATGAAAATGCTGGATGAATTAAGCGTTGGTGACTACGAAGGAATGACATATGCGGAGATTCAGGCAAAGCATCCTGAAGAGTTTACTAAAAGACAAAAGGATAAGATACGCTACAGATACCCAGGCATTGCAGGTGAGTCCTATATGGATGTAATCAACCGTCTGAGACCTGTAATCACTGAACTGGAAAGAATTGAGGATAGTACCCTAATCATTACCCACAGGGTGGTAGCAAGGGCATTGCTGGGATACTATATGAATTTGAGTGTTGATATCATATCAAACTTGGATGTACCGCTGCATTGTATCTACTGCCTTGAGCCTAAGCCTTACGGTATAACGTGGACACTTTGGGAATATGATGAGGAGACAGATGGATTTAACAAGATCCCAGAATCCGATCTGAACACTACCAGAGTGCAGGAGGTTGGCCTAGTTGATAAAGAAAGAAGGTATTCAGTCGTTCCAACCGCACCACCATCTGCTGATCTGGGACCAAGTGATTTCCtaacaaaaagaagagcaagTGTGAGCTTTTCGCATTCTGGTGTTCATGTCTCGGATAATGCTGAGAAGCCCCATGGGCCAGACGGCGAAAGACCTCAAACGGAGGGTGGAAGAGCCACTAGCACGCAAGTTGCATTCGGAAGTAGCAACAACTCTTTGTTCAGGGCCAGGCAACCTCCTGGTGTTTCCAAAATTCCAAAGCTCGCCAACTCCTCACTTCTAAAAAACCCTGGAGTTAACATCAACAATTCTGCACATACAAGCGAGTTACGGGATCGTTTCGAGATTGACAAGCTGAACGAAAAACTTTCGAAACTAAAAGTGGAAATGGGCTCAAAGAATCAAGGTAAAGAGAATAGTACAACTTCTGACGTAAATGAGATGGGCATTCCAATGACAAGAAGCCAAAGTGAAAGGTAA
- the SHQ1 gene encoding Hsp90 cochaperone SHQ1 (similar to Saccharomyces cerevisiae SHQ1 (YIL104C); ancestral locus Anc_2.271): MLTPKFDITQDDEFIHVKIYISSIRFSSHGVEVVIDGNTLIFHLAPYYLRLRFDNELVEDERASTKFIVGEECILVTAPKRVHGQVFEDLDLHSKLLARINDDAGKAANDKPNGPLIQELDSKRNTAEDPNELKNISEQGQAFDWEIEQTEQPEKDILNGAKYGFDGAYSDIIGLSISNGNEINGLRDPEHTNANERCVERLRTEDVSFDDGYYASEYMTGKYGDEDDLMISRIREIMSFTPPIIKDYLDWRKTEPDTQATMPIEFSDKEKEQMQKNLPHKSYSLLSSETTKLSYITILNILFSYSFDLLENEGDQTSESIWTVGKLTPQIAYLDQQLVPEEPPLQENVLIKEATHSSNNPATKQESIIQSSIRAGFRRSLCYPLHRVFDLSERAWRHAYHILSGGKRLVIKVLLAVHELFRYHDVYYVYNKCLLDDLCSWFIDQGNETVIRSLALEVHKELSQVSKSTVDFLVEDDDDDDAGINDIDTDKPGELLTSIPPVQSEEPTGGQGRPTVRITINEVETLAEQMYAQRP, translated from the coding sequence ATGCTCACTCCCAAGTTCGACATCACTCAGGATGATGAATTCATCCATGTCAAAATTTACATTAGTTCTATCAGGTTTTCTTCCCACGGTGTAGAAGTTGTCATTGACGGGAATACGCTCATATTCCATTTAGCGCCTTACTATCTGAGATTGCGGTTTGATAATGAATTGGTGGAGGATGAAAGAGCGAGCACCAAATTTATTGTTGGTGAGGAGTGTATTTTGGTTACGGCACCCAAACGAGTTCATGGCCAAGTGTTTGAAGATTTAGATCTGCATAGTAAGTTACTAGCGAGAATCAACGACGACGCGGGCAAGGCTGCGAACGATAAACCGAATGGCCCACTGATTCAAGAGTTGGATAGTAAAAGAAATACAGCTGAGGATCCTAACGAGTTGAAAAACATCTCTGAGCAAGGTCAGGCATTCGATTGGGAAATTGAGCAGACAGAGCAGCCCGAGAAGGACATACTCAACGGGGCTAAGTATGGGTTCGACGGTGCGTATAGTGATATCATCGGTTTGTCCATATCAAATGGAAATGAGATAAACGGTCTGAGAGATCCCGAACACACGAATGCTAACGAGCGGTGTGTGGAACGGTTACGGACTGAGGATGTGTCCTTTGATGATGGATATTACGCTTCTGAGTATATGACAGGCAAGTACGGCGATGAGGACGATCTAATGATCAGTAGAATCCGGGAGATCATGTCCTTCACGCCACCTATAATCAAAGATTACTTAGATTGGCGGAAGACTGAACCAGATACCCAAGCGACCATGCCAATTGAGTTCAGTgacaaagaaaaggagCAAATGCAGAAAAATTTACCGCACAAGAGTTACAGTCTGTTGAGCAGCGAGACGACCAAACTGAGTTATATCACCATTCTGAACATTTTGTTCAGTTACAGTTTCGATCTCTTGGAAAACGAGGGCGACCAAACCAGTGAAAGTATTTGGACCGTGGGGAAGCTCACCCCGCAGATTGCGTACTTGGATCAGCAACTTGTGCCCGAGGAACCACCACTACAAGAAAACGTACTGATAAAAGAGGCCACGCACAGTAGCAACAACCCTGCTACAAAGCAGGAATCGATCATCCAGTCCAGTATAAGAGCAGGGTTCCGGAGGTCTCTCTGCTATCCGCTCCACAGAGTTTTCGACCTATCTGAAAGAGCGTGGCGCCATGCGTACCACATACTCAGCGGCGGGAAGCGGCTTGTTATCAAGGTACTACTGGCGGTCCATGAGCTGTTCCGGTACCACGACGTGTACTACGTTTACAACAAGTGCCTCCTGGACGATCTGTGCAGTTGGTTCATTGACCAAGGCAATGAAACGGTGATCAGGTCACTGGCTCTCGAGGTACATAAAGAACTGTCGCAAGTCTCCAAATCCACCGTAGACTTCCTAGtggaagacgacgacgacgacgacgccgGCATCAATGACATCGACACTGATAAACCCGGAGAACTGCTCACCTCGATACCCCCAGTGCAAAGCGAGGAACCCACCGGGGGACAGGGAAGACCAACCGTGCGCATCACCATCAACGAGGTGGAGACTCTCGCCGAGCAGATGTACGCGCAGCGTCCCtaa